atcagtgacttttagcaatgatcactgatttcaattgtttatggtcaccaaactatttttattttggcacAACATTGTTTTGCTGTTTTATACTTTGCTTTAATATACAGATACGTAAACTTTATCTTACAAAGATAATCTTCATTtgtctgttttcaaaatttcttagaatgtttctcctgaatcatgcagttcaatcgattcttttttattattagaattattcttcagaaatttaatttcaaaatattttgtaagggaCCCGGAAAATTTGGTGGGActtgggcctgaatttgtcttgatcggtcccCGCATgccctctgcagagaatcaaaattgcgatggcatgtcttcaggtcatcctcagggatgtttcccagactgtcgccaatagctcaaACTGAAGCTCTAGTATGACGTAAAAAAAGTGTAtctaatatatattacatttagaTAACTAAGTCGAAGCATTTCTCGAAAAATTTGCTGAAAGTTATAAAGATAAATGTGTTAAAGAGAATCTAATGAATACTTCATTGAGCTCTCCAATGAATACTTCATTGAGTGAATACTCCAATGAAGTTcactgtttaatatattttaagtctgATATGATACTACATTACTACGTCTGTTCAACACTACTTTGTTCAAAAACccttttttatgtgtttttgtttttttcaaacgaAGGCACACAGTCTTCATGTGTTTAGcaaatatagtaaattaatttcagtacactctcttttgataaaatttttatgataaatgtgTTTTGTACAATTATTGGGGAAATACAAAACACAACTTcaagtatactttttttttatttccaatgagctgcacaatctgtcttgccgatgagcagacctagtgcgttctccagaggtagtatccactctttcatcaggaccaccacaatgggtgagataccgttgatCATGTTGATTTGGACGTCTAGtctctgccacactagatggcaacaccgagactctattttggatgctaaagtgcactaggaatttaattttgccagaaataatttttttgccttttacatgccgcataatcatatgcaggattttctgcatcccgaaaatccagTGTCTGGGCCGgtgatcgaacccgcagacttgggctcagaaggccgacgacaaaccaactgctcCACCCAGCCACTTCTTCAAGTATACTATGTGCATgaaatttaacacatttatttgatcgaaagcattttattatgtagaaaagaattttattaggttaaaaaacttttgtttaggAGCTagtttatagcaaaaaaatgagttttcaaTACGCTTTtgcatgcagaaaaaaaaatggtaaaaatctTTCTAACGTTATTTTACTGTATAATTTATGAGATATCGTCTTGTTATCTtactccttttaaaaaaaatttccaaaagtgaaataaaaaaacttaaagcttGACTTTCTTTCTTAATACTCCTGATTTGtcttcttatttttgattatatctTCATTTGACTTAAATGTTTGATTGTATCTCAGAGTTAATAACCTCTGTGAATCGAAAATTGTATTATATACTAATTGTCTcaactgattttcaaaataatattgataataaataaatattcattagttaaattaatggcagagtttaaattaaatttaataaaaaatttttacttgaaaattttatattaaaattttgaacaattgaACAGATTCGGTTctttttatctatttgtttcaatttattgtttGCATGTATTCGTCTCATGATGTTTTTTACTGCAAGATTTCTATGATGTGATGTGAAAAGGGAGAtacttcaaaaatcaaaatttgataacaCGGAAGAGTGGTGTTAGGCTTGACTAGCATTCCGCATTTGTTGGGAACCACTCTGTGGTACCATTTGAAGAAAGCCCCAAAATCCATTCTGGATTATAAGAATCATTTTATGTAGATAATTGCTTAACCAGTATTGcagatagaaattattttacacaattttatttctgaatctCAGAAAGTTTTGAAGACAGCTCAATTAAATCAAAGAGGGTGGGAGTGGTTTTGTGCGGTCATGCGTGGTTTTCCGAACCATTCATATCGAATTAGTTACTTCACTTTCTACAAATAGTTTTCTCATGACCTTTATAAGGTTCATAGCAGGACGAGGAAGACCAGCAACAGCTTTCTCTGACAACGATACAAATCTGACACGAGCTGCTGACTATCTCAAATCAGTAGACTTCGGAAGTTCAATCTGTGCCCTGGTGGAATGgtagttttgaaagaatgatTTGAAtgctaaaatcaattttatgaaaaatcattGGAAAAGCAAATTTTCTCTTTGAACAACTCTGCACAATTATTTGTGATGTTGAAAGCATCATAAATTCACGACTACTTGCGTACATCTCAGAATATCTGGTAACATTAACATCAACTATGTTCTTACACCATCTTAAAGAATCAGGAGTACCATATACTGATCAAATTGTGACTCGATTACCACCTTTTCATCCACGTTGGGACAGAATTGGATAGATATAATTGCATGTAACTTTCTAAACCTAAAGAATCTCGAGGTCCACGACGGCGTCTCATGCTCGGATCACGAGTTAATTACTGCCTCTATTGTTGAAGAAATACCAATACTTGCTAGGAGCAGGAATACTATTAGGTTCGGGAACCTTAACTGGCTATGCTTGAGATCAAAACTGCTTCAGATTACTGAGGTGCACAACCCTGCCCTTCTCGCTAACACCAAGGATATTGAACAGGTCACTAGGGATATTAGGGACAAATGTAATAGTACAAGAATCCGGGCACCCAGGCGAATACAACAACACTCTCCCTGGTGGATCCCAAGTCTGGGTTGTATGAGGAAAATGGTAAGGGCTCTAAGGAGGCGCAGTCAGGGTGAAACAAACCCAAATCTTAAATGTGAACTTAGGATTAGGTTTAAGGCGAACCTGGCGAGGTATAAAAAGGCAATCAGACAGGCTAAAACGGTACATCAAAGAGAGTATATCGAAAACTTGCCAACCGATCAGGCCTTCTCGGTGCCATACAAAATTGCTAATAACAACGTTAATATTAGGCAAACTtataatccaattaattttcCAAACGGCATCACTGACAGCTATAATGAGATAATAGAGGAGATCATGGAGCACCACTTCCCGAGCACTCAGGAGGACAGTGTGCCATTTCGTCCCACTGGCATAGATGACCCTGACTTCACTCTAGATGAGCTGGGACTGGTTATTGGGAGACTCAAACCGAGGAAATCATCGGGCCCTGATGGCATACCAAATGAGATTTTTAAGGAGCTATTTATTGTAAACAGCAATTggcttttattgctttttaatttatgcttaaatttgaaatacttcCCAATCCCCTGGAAAACAGCCAGAGTCGCCCTGATACGGAAGACTAACAAAGATTCTAGAGACCCAGACTCCTACAGACCAATCTCACTCCTCTCGGTCTGGGGCAAGATTCTCGACAAGATGCTAACCAAAAGACTAACATTTCATCTtgagaataataattacttaaataataatcagtTTGGTTTCAGATCTGGGAGGAGCACTGAGGACGCAATAAAAACAGTTATTGAGATCGttacagaaaacaaaacaagGGGTAAACATACGGTAGGGGTGGCTCTGGACATCAAAAATGCTTTCAATAAAGCGGATTGGGGGGTTCTTAAAGCTAATATCAACAACCTAGGCATCCCGGACAATATTTCGGGTTCTATCTTTAGTTTCCTGAATTCTAGGaaggttatttttaatgatgatgCTGACGAGCTTGTCATGGAAAAGCAGATCAATATTGGTGTGCCACAGGGCTCTTCTCTGGGTCCGGTCTTGTGGCTCATTGTCATCGAtaccatttttaacttttgtgacTGTATTGATTTTACACTCTTCCCTGGCTTTGATTGCTTAGATTTTAAGCTAATTGCTTTCGCGGATGATGTCTTCGTGCTGGTCGGTGGCTCGATCTTCTATCATTTTGATGCCCTGGTGACTCACATCCTTACCAATTTATCAGCCTGGGCCGAGCaaaataaacttgaatttaGTCGTGAAAAGACACAACTAATTACATTCccgaaaaacaataaaaaggttGCTAGACTTCCCTGTATTAAGCTGCACAGAAACgataatagtaatattaaaaacacacGAACACTCAAATACTTGGGAGTCCTGCTCGACCCGGGCTTGACGTGGATCCCCCATCTTAACGAGACTAGAGATAAGATCCAAAGATTCAATCAGGGGATAAGGAGAGTTGCTAGGGCAACCTGGGGGCTCAGCCCATTTATACTTAAACGAATCTACCTCCAGGCAAGCGAGCGTATTATTTTGTATGCAGCCAGTGTCTGGTACAGAAATAACACAAGGATGAACGAAAAACTTAAATCAATCCAAAGGATCCCTCTACTTACCATTACCAAGGCGTACTCGACAGTTAGCTCTGAAGCTATACAGATACTGGCTGGCATTGTCCCAATTCACCTAAAGATCCTCGAGGACATTATTATCAAAAGGATGAGATGGGGTTGGAGGACGGATGATTTGGTTCATGTTTTCCCAGAGTGCTCTacacagaatattaattttgatactcCAGCCCCACTGCACCCATCTAAGTATCGCTCCTTGCCCTGGGGGTATGATTTCCCAAAAGATCAGGGTTTGGAGATTTTCACCGACGGCTCTAGGATGGAGACTGGCAACGATAACATCTTCAGAACTGCTTTTGCATTCGTTGTCTATTTTAACGGAGTAAAAACACATCAGGTCTCCACTAGGGTCGAAGATAACACTAACATCTTTATTGCTGAACTGCTGGCCATCAAATCGGCGCTGCAATGGCTTCAAAACAACAACATTACAGAGGCAACTATTTACTCAGACTCTCTTTCATCGCTACAGGCCCTGGCTGACCCACAGCCCACATCAGACATTATTGAAACGACAAAACTGCTCTggagacaaaatataaaattaaactgggTTAAGGCGCATGTGGGCATCCAGGGCAACGAAGAAGCTGACGAAGCAGCCAAGATGGCCATTGGGTTAGACACGGTGGAACTCCAAGGGCTGAGGACCCCAAAACAGGTTAAGAGTAAACTGAGGGATAGTATCCTTATTAAATGGGCAGAGGAGTGGAGGAACTGTCCAAAAGGGAGGCAAACCTATGATCTCATTAAAACACCATCAACTAAAAGGTTACTTACAAACTTTTACCTAAATCAATTCATTACTGGCCACGGAGTGTTCGGAGTGTatcaaaaaaggtttttcaaCAAAAGTGGTATCTGTCAATATTGCACGGAAGAACAAACCATTCACCACCTACTTTTTGATTGTGCACGCTTCCGGGCACTCCGAGGGGATATCTTTACTAATAAAACTGAGCATCAGATCTTCTCAAGTAATGACTGCAAAAATATCGTCAAGGAAATCATTAGGGTCACACTAGAAGATCTACTAAAAATTAATCAGGTCTAGTCTCACTGGCCCTCCTCTCCAGATCTTCATTCGTTCCCCCAGTAGAGCCATCGGCCGGCATCCGGGCACGCTTGCTTTTACTTTGTGCGCCTCTTGTGTTTTAACTTCTTGCTAGTCTTGACTTGTATACCTCTCCGGCCCTGACTTGTTGCtggttttaacttttaaattttaaatcttttgagcGCATGTAACTTTTTTGTATTACCACTGGTTGGTTTTATTTTCATGAGTCCCTATTGATTCATGGTTTTAACTATCTTGATCACTTTGTACCCCTTTTGGCTTGTTATTGCTCTTTTAACTTGTcgttgttatatatttttaactttccctTTTTGGCTGTGTATTgccaatgttttatttcttgtgAATGTTTTGGGTGCTTCTTATAGCGGCGAGGCACGGCCATAATAAGGGTCTGTAGACCTAATATAAGGATCTTTTGATTCGGCTGTCTCTTGCTCAAAACACAACCagtttttacttactttatcgCTATGCATTGTTCTTTATCTTTCTTGtgtattgtaaattttgtatcTGATGGCCTGTTGCCATCCATCCACTTgatgtaaattttgtattttgtattttttgtattttgtattttttgtattttgtgtttttaatgcCTCTCCCGTATGCCCATAGATGGGCGGGTCGGGGACATACAATAAATACTGATCAAATTGATGGTAAAAGGATGGCTGGTACTTTGTTAAGGTTCGTCATGCATTTCCGAAGCTTAAGGTGGGAGAAGGTTTGAAGCTCTGATTCTAAAAACTGAGCGTggagaaagatttatttttttccctaaaaactTTCAAGTCTGTTGGAAGTCGGAATAAAGATTAAGATGTGGCTTGCCGCATTAAACTGTTATTCTAAACTCTCATTACCTTCATAGTTAACGAAATTcttgtttcatttcattcatatatTAATCACCTATTGTGCATTGTAGAttagaaatcataaatatttaataagatgtCAGTAATACATCATTCTCATCATGATATTTATCCACTGAAAGAAAACACGGCGGTCTGTCGAAAAAGGTGTGTGAAAACTTACCGTTACCATTATCTTGGATATTAAGAAACcagaatatattagaaaaaacatACGAAGTTATTGTATCACTTCATAAACTGGAATGTATCATGTATCACTTTTTTACCATTCCCtatggagcaaaaaaaaaaaaaaacaaggataCACtatttgagttaatttttaaaaaaatcctagtTAAGAATGTATTATTGATTTGCGTAAATGTTACAGCTGATAGGAAGGGGAAATcgattgcaaatttgaaatcaacgaCGCGAAATTGTCTAAGATccgttcaaaaaatttatacaacggaaaaaagaaatagtataTTAGTGCTTAGATAAATAAACTTTTCGAATATATGAGCTTATGCGAttaaagtaggcgttacttttcGTGGTATATTTAGTTATGCATTATGTTGTATTCAAGCTGCATcccaaattttcaacaaaaaaaaaaaaaaaaaaacagttcggTATACTTTGGATATCAATGCTAACATCGATAcgaaattcgttttaaaaaagcataaaaatttatgtatagaaCATTTTATCACCCGTTCTtggaataaaactattaaaatattcaaagaaaaaaaatcttaatattaatataaaaaatataccagTAGAATTATAAAAGTCttttagtatataaaataaaatttaaaagattaattaatttggaCTTAAACGGATTCTGTAAAACTGTCAGGATACCATGCTCTCTCTTCAAAGTAGCGGGTGTGACTATAAGCTAGGTTTCAGAAGCTTCttcatttcattgttaattctTCTAAATTGTATTCATCAACAAATTCAGGAACGAACTGAGTGCTAGCTGCTTCAACCGTGCTAAAAATAAGTAGCACTATTGCAGACTCCCATCTTATCTTCTGCAAGAACTCATTCTTAGTGCTAAATGACACAAtccaattacaatttttacacaCTCAGACGATATTCTCTCAGATAAATGTAACaccttgcaaaaaattttatacatggATACTCCCGGAGAGGGGAAAGGGCCGAAGGGATCTTCAACTCGAGATTATACCACCCCGAAAtattgactgaatgtaaacaataacaaaattcctaaaatttaaaaaacttccaGTGTATCcttccgcttatgttatgcttacgaggTAATGTATCAAAAGGCTTAGTATTTAAAGAAGtattattattgtgatttgtgtttaaatctACGCGAGATATTACCATTAAATAGAATCTTctgtaattcaaaaattctaacagGATAACAATCTattcaaaaattctaacagGATAACAAtctattcaaaaattcaaacagGATAACAATCTattcaaaaattctaacagGATAATaagcctaaaacaaatttaatatctcaATTTGGCTACacttattttcacaatttggttattattatttggctatatttgtgtaaaatatcactgtttgttatttttttgggtAGCATCGTAACATGCTTACGGTGTCTTGCGAATTCATTAGTTGCTTGcttcgtttaaattttaattaatataacgTGTTATATTAtacaaacataat
The Parasteatoda tepidariorum isolate YZ-2023 chromosome 9, CAS_Ptep_4.0, whole genome shotgun sequence genome window above contains:
- the LOC122269890 gene encoding uncharacterized protein, giving the protein MEKQINIGVPQGSSLGPVLWLIVIDTIFNFCDCIDFTLFPGFDCLDFKLIAFADDVFVLVGGSIFYHFDALVTHILTNLSAWAEQNKLEFSREKTQLITFPKNNKKVARLPCIKLHRNDNSNIKNTRTLKYLGVLLDPGLTWIPHLNETRDKIQRFNQGIRRVARATWGLSPFILKRIYLQASERIILYAASVWYRNNTRMNEKLKSIQRIPLLTITKAYSTVSSEAIQILAGIVPIHLKILEDIIIKRMRWGWRTDDLVHVFPECSTQNINFDTPAPLHPSKYRSLPWGYDFPKDQGLEIFTDGSRMETGNDNIFRTAFAFVVYFNGVKTHQVSTRVEDNTNIFIAELLAIKSALQWLQNNNITEATIYSDSLSSLQALADPQPTSDIIETTKLLWRQNIKLNWVKAHVGIQGNEEADEAAKMAIGLDTVELQGLRTPKQVKSKLRDSILIKWAEEWRNCPKGRQTYDLIKTPSTKRLLTNFYLNQFITGHGVFGVYQKRFFNKSGICQYCTEEQTIHHLLFDCARFRALRGDIFTNKTEHQIFSSNDCKNIVKEIIRVTLEDLLKINQV